A part of Streptomyces sp. NBC_01235 genomic DNA contains:
- a CDS encoding DUF5999 family protein: protein MCQHQPPCPSATSADRESARLVAHHPEQGWSLLCNGVLLFEDTGELLPDGQVIAPHRAVTAA from the coding sequence ATGTGCCAGCACCAGCCACCGTGCCCGTCAGCGACCTCAGCCGACCGGGAGTCCGCCCGCCTCGTGGCGCACCACCCGGAACAGGGCTGGAGCCTGCTGTGCAACGGCGTCCTGCTCTTCGAGGACACCGGTGAGCTCCTGCCGGACGGCCAGGTCATCGCCCCCCACCGGGCCGTGACCGCCGCCTGA